The Hyalangium ruber genome includes a window with the following:
- a CDS encoding winged helix-turn-helix domain-containing protein: MPRPLLPPALSLDADVARAWLVSHMGLAAPSFPPGAEGTRAVLKTLRCIQLDPLDVIGTNADLVALARVEGLVRGDVYRHLMPGHAFEHWAKERCILPASAFPYYRERTRETPWWHLATRLERLPAQVLEKVLEEVTARGPVTAAELTDHGAVTPLDWSGWKGTGKATSMALEVLWTRCQVVVSGRGPGGKRYDVPERALPEAARQRVPSGAEAFERWSLLERVEAAGLLSRAAGPHWSVLSKVRTSELPDALVREGLLEEVSLPGSPRRYLVPAGFRERPVLEPDARMRILGPLDPLLWDRGLVKLAFGFEYTWEVYKPAEQRRWGWYVCPLLHRGRLVGRLEARVTEGVLRVEKLWREKGVKLDDAALDEALARHAKACGATKVRRPRARVS; encoded by the coding sequence ATGCCTCGCCCCCTTCTGCCCCCCGCCCTCTCGCTGGATGCCGACGTGGCCCGAGCCTGGCTCGTCAGCCACATGGGCCTGGCCGCTCCCTCCTTTCCGCCCGGCGCCGAGGGCACCCGCGCGGTGCTCAAGACGCTGCGCTGCATCCAGTTGGATCCGCTGGATGTCATCGGTACCAACGCGGACCTCGTGGCCCTGGCGCGCGTGGAGGGGCTGGTGCGCGGGGACGTGTACCGGCACCTGATGCCGGGCCACGCCTTCGAGCACTGGGCCAAGGAGCGCTGCATCCTCCCCGCCTCCGCGTTCCCGTACTACCGCGAGCGCACGCGGGAGACGCCGTGGTGGCACCTGGCCACGCGCCTGGAGCGGCTGCCCGCGCAGGTGCTGGAGAAGGTGCTGGAAGAGGTGACGGCGCGAGGCCCCGTCACCGCCGCGGAGCTGACCGACCATGGCGCGGTGACGCCCCTGGACTGGAGCGGGTGGAAGGGCACCGGCAAGGCCACCTCCATGGCGCTGGAGGTGCTGTGGACCCGCTGTCAGGTGGTGGTGAGCGGGCGCGGTCCGGGCGGCAAGCGCTACGACGTGCCCGAGCGCGCGCTGCCCGAGGCTGCTCGCCAGCGGGTGCCGAGCGGGGCCGAGGCCTTCGAGCGCTGGAGCCTGCTCGAGCGCGTGGAGGCCGCCGGGCTGCTCTCGCGCGCGGCCGGGCCTCATTGGTCCGTGCTGTCGAAGGTACGCACCTCGGAGCTGCCCGACGCGCTGGTGCGCGAGGGCTTGCTGGAGGAGGTGTCGCTGCCCGGCTCGCCCCGCCGCTACCTGGTGCCCGCCGGCTTCCGCGAGCGCCCCGTGCTGGAGCCCGACGCGCGCATGCGCATCCTCGGGCCGTTGGATCCGCTGCTGTGGGATCGAGGGCTGGTGAAGCTCGCCTTTGGCTTCGAGTACACGTGGGAAGTGTACAAGCCCGCGGAGCAACGCCGGTGGGGCTGGTACGTCTGTCCACTGCTGCACCGGGGCCGGCTGGTAGGCAGGCTGGAGGCGCGCGTGACGGAGGGGGTGCTGCGGGTGGAGAAGCTCTGGCGCGAGAAGGGCGTGAAGCTGGATGACGCCGCGCTGGACGAGGCGCTCGCCCGCCACGCGAAGGCCTGCGGGGCCACGAAGGTCCGCCGGCCTCGGGCCCGCGTGAGCTGA
- a CDS encoding glutaredoxin — protein sequence MARLTLSQDKVSPAVQEAVGNLHRAVVEKVAATVASDRVVVVGMAQNTFVKRARKLLDEQGIAFTYLEYGSYFSMWQARLALKLWAGFPTFPMVFIDGTLIGGFTELRALKEQGKLTK from the coding sequence ATGGCACGTCTGACGCTTTCGCAGGACAAGGTCTCTCCGGCGGTGCAGGAGGCGGTGGGCAACCTCCACCGCGCCGTCGTGGAGAAGGTGGCCGCCACGGTGGCGAGTGACAGGGTCGTCGTGGTGGGGATGGCGCAGAACACGTTCGTGAAGCGGGCGCGCAAGCTGCTGGACGAGCAGGGCATCGCGTTCACGTACCTCGAGTACGGCAGCTACTTCTCGATGTGGCAGGCGCGGCTGGCGCTCAAGCTCTGGGCGGGCTTCCCGACGTTCCCGATGGTCTTCATCGACGGGACGTTGATCGGCGGCTTCACGGAGCTGCGAGCGCTGAAGGAGCAGGGCAAGCTGACGAAGTGA
- a CDS encoding ATP-binding protein — protein sequence MAPPPMPSIPRPHTSLARSTLISMGVRIAAIIALATFFSYLHLVSTLRTEALTQLERHVHERLQREQGIFILAEDNHGLLNKALAEKLQSTPGQDVDARFDSLFVKFPDGTVRNRPETFDGTRQPAVVIPQGVALGDELRWRILASYDVLTQYGPAFHSRFTNTYITLPEGPLVLFWPESPNWYKEAESTFTPLTLEFMVLSFPANNPARETRWCAAYPDPVARSWMVSVSTPLDVGGRHIATMGHDVLLAELMDRTVNQHLPGAYNVLFRDDGQLIAHPDLQLEGATESYNLLQPKPPAGAGASALDSEERRAHLRVIFERVTRRDSKETVLELPESGEYLAAARLRGPGWNFVTVLPEAEVTRPALQAARYVLLFGVASLLLELAIMYWVLRQHITRPLLAFTEATDRVAKGDFHVRLDTARGDELGQLASAFRLMADKVQEREEALRQANEGLEQRVDARTRELKEVNRKLVDVARRAGMAEVATNVLHNVGNVLNSVNTTAMVVRERLEALRLEQVSRVAALLTEHQAELSTFVNQDERGRKLLPYLGELGRNLEQEREGLRVLLDDMDRYTSHIGTIVNQQQSYARSPRLIESVAVAELVEDALNINSATLSRHEVKVARRLEPVPLVVTDKHKVVMVLTNLISNAKDAMHAVEREQRCLTLKVGHASSARIRIEVCDQGTGIAPELLTRIFEHGFTTREDGHGFGLHFSALAAEELGGSLRAHSDGPGKGATFILELPLQPPAGS from the coding sequence ATGGCCCCTCCGCCTATGCCCTCCATCCCTCGCCCACACACGTCCCTGGCCCGCTCCACGCTCATCTCCATGGGCGTGCGCATCGCGGCCATCATCGCGCTCGCTACCTTCTTCAGCTACCTGCACCTGGTGAGCACGCTGCGCACCGAGGCGCTGACCCAGCTGGAGCGCCACGTCCACGAGCGCCTCCAGCGCGAGCAGGGCATCTTCATATTGGCCGAGGACAACCACGGCCTGCTCAACAAGGCCCTGGCGGAGAAGCTCCAGAGCACGCCGGGGCAGGACGTGGACGCCCGCTTCGACAGTCTCTTCGTGAAGTTCCCGGACGGTACCGTGCGCAACCGGCCGGAGACCTTCGATGGTACCCGGCAGCCAGCGGTGGTGATTCCCCAGGGCGTTGCGCTGGGCGACGAGCTGCGCTGGCGCATCCTGGCCTCCTATGACGTGCTGACGCAGTACGGGCCCGCCTTCCACTCGCGCTTCACGAACACGTACATCACCCTGCCCGAGGGGCCCCTGGTCCTCTTCTGGCCCGAGAGCCCGAATTGGTACAAGGAGGCCGAGTCCACCTTCACTCCGCTCACGCTGGAGTTCATGGTGCTCAGCTTCCCCGCGAACAACCCAGCGCGGGAGACACGCTGGTGTGCCGCCTACCCGGACCCTGTCGCCCGGAGCTGGATGGTCTCGGTGTCCACGCCGCTGGATGTGGGCGGACGTCACATTGCGACGATGGGGCACGACGTGTTGCTCGCGGAGCTGATGGACCGCACCGTCAACCAGCACCTGCCCGGCGCCTACAACGTCCTCTTTCGCGATGACGGGCAGCTCATCGCCCACCCGGACCTGCAACTGGAGGGGGCCACCGAGAGCTACAACCTCCTGCAGCCCAAGCCGCCCGCGGGTGCCGGGGCCAGCGCCCTCGACTCGGAGGAGCGGCGCGCCCACCTGCGGGTCATCTTCGAGCGGGTGACGCGCCGGGATTCCAAGGAGACGGTGCTGGAGCTCCCCGAGTCCGGGGAGTACCTCGCCGCCGCGCGGCTGCGGGGCCCGGGGTGGAACTTCGTCACGGTGCTCCCGGAGGCCGAGGTGACGCGGCCCGCGCTCCAGGCCGCGCGCTACGTGCTGCTGTTCGGCGTGGCGTCACTGCTCTTGGAGCTGGCCATCATGTACTGGGTGCTGAGGCAGCACATCACCCGTCCGCTGCTGGCCTTCACCGAGGCGACGGACCGGGTGGCGAAGGGGGACTTCCATGTGCGGCTGGACACGGCGCGTGGGGACGAGCTGGGGCAGTTGGCCAGCGCCTTCCGGTTGATGGCCGACAAGGTGCAGGAGCGCGAGGAGGCATTGCGCCAGGCGAACGAGGGGCTGGAGCAGCGGGTGGACGCGCGCACCCGCGAGCTCAAGGAGGTGAACCGCAAGCTGGTGGATGTGGCGCGGCGGGCGGGCATGGCAGAGGTGGCCACCAACGTGCTGCACAACGTGGGCAACGTGCTCAACAGCGTGAACACCACGGCGATGGTGGTCCGGGAGCGACTGGAGGCGCTGCGCCTGGAGCAGGTGAGCCGGGTGGCGGCGCTGCTCACGGAGCACCAGGCGGAGCTGAGCACCTTCGTGAACCAGGACGAGCGCGGGCGCAAGCTGCTGCCGTACCTGGGGGAGCTCGGGCGGAACCTGGAGCAGGAGCGCGAGGGGCTTCGCGTGCTGCTCGATGACATGGATCGATACACCAGCCACATCGGCACCATCGTCAACCAGCAGCAGAGCTACGCTCGCTCACCCCGGCTCATCGAGTCCGTTGCGGTGGCGGAGTTGGTGGAGGATGCCCTGAACATCAACTCCGCCACGCTCAGCCGCCACGAGGTGAAGGTGGCGCGGCGGTTGGAGCCCGTGCCGCTGGTGGTGACGGACAAGCACAAGGTGGTGATGGTGCTCACCAACCTCATCAGCAACGCCAAGGATGCCATGCATGCGGTGGAGCGGGAGCAGCGGTGCCTGACGCTGAAGGTGGGGCACGCCTCCTCCGCGCGCATTCGGATCGAGGTGTGTGACCAGGGCACGGGCATCGCGCCGGAGCTGCTCACGCGCATCTTCGAGCACGGCTTCACCACGCGCGAGGACGGGCACGGCTTCGGCCTGCACTTCAGCGCCCTGGCGGCCGAGGAGCTGGGCGGCTCGTTGCGAGCCCACAGTGACGGGCCTGGGAAAGGAGCCACCTTCATCCTGGAGCTGCCCCTGCAGCCGCCGGCGGGCAGCTGA
- a CDS encoding DUF1361 domain-containing protein, translating into MRQPFFRFLHRHGLWPALLSTAACVGVLEARLEWSQRGTFVWLLWNLFLAWVPYALSLVASFLQARGAARWWSLVPLGGAWLLVFPNAPYLLTDFIHLRPRHGIPLWFDVALLALFAATGWLLGLLSLEVWKRLLEERVGRVGAWVGVAGVSVLCGYGIYLGRVERWNSWDVLTDPRPLLGAIVTHLREPREHPELLGITAIFTVLVLLSYCAFEHLRPTRRAEDAQT; encoded by the coding sequence ATGCGCCAGCCCTTCTTTCGCTTCCTCCACCGTCATGGGCTGTGGCCCGCGCTGCTGAGCACCGCGGCGTGCGTCGGGGTGCTCGAGGCCCGGCTGGAGTGGAGCCAGCGCGGCACCTTCGTCTGGCTGCTGTGGAACCTCTTCCTGGCCTGGGTGCCCTACGCGCTGTCGCTGGTGGCGAGCTTCCTCCAGGCGCGCGGCGCCGCGCGGTGGTGGAGCCTGGTGCCCCTGGGCGGAGCGTGGTTGCTGGTGTTCCCCAACGCGCCGTACCTGCTGACGGACTTCATCCACCTGCGGCCTCGGCACGGCATTCCGCTGTGGTTCGACGTGGCACTGCTGGCGCTCTTCGCCGCCACGGGCTGGCTGCTGGGGTTGCTCTCGCTGGAGGTGTGGAAGCGGCTGCTCGAGGAGCGCGTGGGGCGCGTGGGCGCCTGGGTGGGCGTGGCCGGAGTGTCCGTGTTGTGCGGCTATGGCATCTACCTGGGGCGGGTGGAGCGCTGGAACAGCTGGGACGTGCTGACGGACCCACGGCCGCTGCTGGGCGCCATCGTCACGCACCTGCGCGAGCCGCGCGAGCACCCAGAACTGCTGGGCATCACGGCGATCTTCACGGTGCTGGTGTTGCTCTCCTACTGCGCCTTCGAGCACCTGCGGCCGACGCGCCGAGCGGAGGATGCACAAACGTGA
- a CDS encoding CAP domain-containing protein, with protein MRHLLARCFPMLLCSWLAGCDFGEASPEPDGGTLTDGGVQDPSEQSPLARDMLAAHNQVRATASPAPVPALAPLAWSVNAATTAQAWADQCKFEHNSKRGNLGENIAAATQGGLSNTGVVTNWAAEAASYDYGLNACAPGKQCGHYTQIVWRNTTHVGCAMKLCDKNSPFQGFTRWEFWVCNYSPPGNFVGQRPY; from the coding sequence ATGCGCCATCTCCTCGCACGCTGTTTCCCGATGCTCCTGTGCTCCTGGCTCGCCGGGTGTGATTTCGGCGAGGCGTCGCCAGAGCCGGATGGTGGAACCCTGACGGATGGAGGTGTGCAGGACCCGTCCGAGCAGAGCCCGCTCGCTCGCGACATGCTCGCCGCGCACAACCAGGTTCGCGCCACCGCCTCGCCCGCGCCCGTGCCTGCCCTGGCCCCGCTGGCGTGGTCCGTCAATGCCGCCACGACGGCCCAGGCGTGGGCGGACCAGTGCAAGTTCGAGCACAACTCCAAGCGGGGGAACCTCGGCGAGAACATCGCCGCTGCCACCCAGGGAGGCTTGAGCAACACGGGGGTGGTGACGAACTGGGCCGCCGAGGCCGCCTCGTACGACTACGGGCTGAATGCCTGTGCTCCGGGAAAGCAGTGCGGCCACTACACGCAGATCGTCTGGAGGAACACCACGCACGTGGGCTGCGCCATGAAGCTCTGCGACAAGAACTCTCCTTTCCAGGGCTTCACCCGGTGGGAGTTCTGGGTGTGCAACTACTCGCCCCCGGGCAACTTCGTCGGACAGCGACCCTACTGA
- a CDS encoding S1 family peptidase: MWLLSVATGCAPTVEPATPATVTQEVVNGEDAPGDAAVVALVARRTRCTGDPLTLLCSGALIAPDVVLTAAHCLDVFGTEGPYEVFFGAELLPEPQGRFVQVARAVRHPDYVPATHAFDAALLRLATPVSVTPLPLPEPGRFTLAPGASARVLGFGDTKDAQAPAGRRRQGRLTVTEVAASAFQAGPAPAMSCVGDSGGPVLVSDGTREVLAGITASGDVACRAQAFNVRVDALQAGFLHPFLSESPEPPGATLPPEALCRETCTRDTDCPSGLTCVSLEGAPGRCLLPALQEGDYGALCTDDASCGTGGLCARLEPEGAEACRCFTPCVTPVAPEAGGCASTRGPALLGLLTLAGGLLRPLRLRVRPSARASGSAG; the protein is encoded by the coding sequence ATGTGGCTCCTGAGCGTGGCCACGGGCTGCGCCCCCACGGTGGAGCCCGCGACACCGGCCACGGTGACGCAAGAGGTGGTGAACGGCGAGGACGCGCCCGGAGACGCGGCGGTGGTGGCGCTGGTGGCGCGGCGGACGCGGTGTACGGGAGATCCGCTGACGCTGCTGTGCTCCGGAGCCCTCATCGCGCCGGACGTGGTGCTCACGGCGGCGCACTGTCTCGATGTCTTCGGCACGGAGGGCCCCTACGAAGTCTTCTTCGGCGCGGAGCTGCTCCCGGAGCCCCAGGGGCGCTTCGTCCAGGTCGCGCGAGCGGTGCGGCATCCGGACTACGTGCCCGCCACCCACGCCTTCGACGCGGCGCTGTTACGGCTCGCCACTCCAGTCTCCGTGACACCGCTCCCGTTGCCCGAGCCGGGGCGCTTCACGCTCGCTCCTGGTGCCTCCGCGCGGGTGCTCGGCTTCGGGGACACGAAGGATGCCCAGGCCCCCGCGGGCCGCCGTCGCCAGGGTCGGCTCACCGTGACGGAGGTCGCGGCCAGTGCCTTCCAGGCGGGCCCCGCGCCGGCGATGAGCTGCGTCGGGGACAGCGGAGGCCCCGTGCTCGTGAGCGACGGCACGCGCGAGGTGCTCGCCGGCATCACCGCGAGCGGGGACGTGGCCTGCCGCGCGCAGGCCTTCAACGTGCGCGTGGACGCGCTCCAGGCGGGCTTCCTGCATCCCTTCCTCTCTGAGTCGCCCGAGCCTCCCGGTGCCACGCTGCCGCCCGAGGCCCTTTGCCGCGAGACGTGTACACGCGACACGGACTGCCCCTCGGGCCTCACGTGCGTCTCCCTGGAGGGCGCGCCGGGCCGCTGTCTCCTCCCCGCGCTCCAGGAAGGAGACTACGGCGCACTCTGCACGGACGACGCCTCGTGCGGCACCGGGGGATTGTGCGCGCGGCTCGAGCCCGAGGGCGCCGAGGCCTGTCGCTGCTTCACGCCCTGCGTCACGCCCGTGGCTCCCGAGGCGGGAGGCTGCGCGAGTACGCGAGGCCCAGCACTGCTCGGTCTGCTCACGCTGGCGGGGGGGCTGCTCCGGCCCCTCCGTCTCCGCGTCCGCCCTAGCGCGAGAGCTTCCGGCTCGGCCGGGTGA
- a CDS encoding CheR family methyltransferase, translating to MTDRECVELLQWAAPRLRLRWDGFRRVRGQVCKRISRRVKALGLEGAAAYRARLEADPAEWAVLDSLCRVTISRFYRDHHVFDVLREQLLPALLRDAKARGETVFRVWSAGCASGEEPYTVAVLFHLGLAPQVPGLRLELLATDADEALLERARRGCYPSGTLRELPPEWASQAFTLTPEGEQCLAPEFRQAPTFQRQDLRAEMPDAPFHLVLCRNVAFTYFAPPLQREVLARLVERLAPGGLLVIGGHESLPEGPTGLERAAGPLPVFRKPGG from the coding sequence ATGACCGACCGCGAGTGCGTGGAACTGCTGCAGTGGGCCGCTCCCCGGCTGCGGCTGCGCTGGGACGGCTTTCGCCGGGTGCGAGGGCAGGTGTGCAAGCGCATCAGCCGTCGGGTGAAGGCGCTCGGGCTGGAGGGCGCTGCCGCCTACCGAGCACGCCTGGAGGCGGACCCCGCCGAGTGGGCCGTGCTCGACTCGCTCTGCCGCGTCACCATCTCCCGCTTCTATCGGGACCACCACGTCTTCGACGTGCTGCGCGAGCAGCTCCTCCCCGCGCTCCTGCGTGATGCGAAGGCCCGTGGCGAGACAGTGTTCCGAGTCTGGAGCGCCGGCTGTGCCTCTGGCGAGGAGCCCTACACCGTTGCCGTCCTCTTTCACCTCGGCCTCGCGCCTCAGGTGCCGGGGCTCCGGCTGGAGCTCCTCGCCACCGATGCGGACGAGGCCCTGCTCGAGCGCGCCCGCCGGGGCTGCTACCCCTCCGGCACCCTGCGCGAGCTGCCGCCCGAGTGGGCCTCCCAGGCTTTCACGCTCACGCCCGAGGGGGAACAGTGCCTCGCGCCCGAGTTCCGCCAGGCGCCCACCTTCCAGCGCCAGGACCTGCGCGCGGAGATGCCCGACGCTCCCTTCCACCTCGTGCTCTGCCGCAACGTGGCCTTCACGTACTTCGCGCCGCCGCTCCAGCGCGAGGTACTCGCCCGGCTCGTGGAGCGCCTGGCCCCCGGAGGCCTGCTGGTCATCGGCGGGCACGAGTCCCTCCCCGAAGGCCCCACCGGCCTGGAGCGCGCCGCCGGGCCGCTGCCCGTCTTCCGCAAACCCGGAGGATGA
- a CDS encoding VOC family protein, producing the protein MSEKRFTPGRVTWRELMTLDSQRAKAFYGELFGWTFVPFDLGPDGGNYEGIKLGEKLIGGIWEIRKGESPTSIFMSYVSVKDVDAAAKRAQENGGQVAHGPKDIPNMGRFAVLMDSDNAVIIAYQDLNGDPEPAMPKAGEFCWETLSTNDVERAKAFYSKVFGWQARSFQGGMSVFGVDDTPEGAVADIEKAQNMPPQWFTYVVVDRIETARDKAAKLGAQVLVPLVEVPNIGRIAMIVDPTGAPLGLFDHGGKA; encoded by the coding sequence ATGAGCGAGAAGCGTTTCACACCGGGGCGCGTGACCTGGCGCGAGCTGATGACGTTGGACAGCCAGCGAGCCAAGGCTTTCTACGGCGAGCTCTTTGGCTGGACGTTCGTACCGTTCGACCTGGGGCCCGATGGCGGCAACTACGAGGGCATCAAGCTGGGCGAGAAGCTGATCGGCGGCATCTGGGAGATCCGCAAGGGAGAGTCCCCGACCTCGATCTTCATGAGCTACGTGTCGGTGAAGGACGTGGACGCGGCGGCGAAGCGGGCACAGGAGAACGGGGGCCAGGTCGCCCACGGTCCGAAGGACATCCCGAACATGGGGCGCTTCGCCGTCCTCATGGACTCGGACAACGCGGTCATCATCGCGTACCAGGATCTGAACGGCGACCCGGAGCCGGCGATGCCGAAGGCCGGCGAGTTCTGCTGGGAGACGCTGAGCACGAATGACGTGGAGCGGGCCAAGGCCTTCTACAGCAAGGTCTTCGGCTGGCAGGCGCGGAGCTTCCAGGGCGGCATGAGCGTCTTCGGCGTGGATGACACGCCGGAGGGGGCGGTGGCGGACATCGAGAAGGCCCAGAACATGCCGCCGCAGTGGTTCACCTATGTCGTCGTCGATCGCATCGAAACCGCGCGGGACAAGGCGGCGAAGCTGGGCGCGCAGGTTCTCGTACCGCTGGTCGAGGTTCCCAACATCGGCCGCATCGCGATGATCGTCGACCCGACAGGCGCTCCGCTCGGGCTTTTCGACCACGGCGGGAAGGCGTAG
- a CDS encoding cyclase family protein gives MKTGYRKLLPFPMALLLGACATSGTAHREAPADWLARARVIDIGHPLTSDMPVFPGGTRLGVKVQGTVERDGYFIRQLELGEHIGTHVDAPAHFATGAAPVDKLSADVLRGPAAVVDVTAQVASNPDYEVTPADLEAWERQHGPLRPEHVVLIRTGWASRWPDEQRYRNTDAAGVMHYPGLSVAASRLLRERKVRGIGIDTLSTDPGPNATFEQHRDFLPGGGYHIENLADLSALPATGAFLVISPLFVKDGSGAPARVFAFLPPSS, from the coding sequence ATGAAGACCGGATACAGGAAGCTCCTGCCGTTCCCCATGGCCTTGCTGCTGGGCGCATGTGCCACCTCGGGCACCGCCCATCGCGAAGCCCCAGCCGACTGGCTCGCGCGCGCCCGGGTCATCGATATCGGCCACCCGCTCACCTCGGACATGCCCGTGTTCCCAGGAGGCACGCGCCTGGGAGTGAAGGTACAGGGGACCGTCGAGCGTGACGGGTATTTCATCCGCCAGCTCGAGCTCGGTGAGCACATCGGCACCCATGTGGACGCGCCGGCGCACTTCGCCACGGGCGCGGCTCCCGTGGACAAGCTCTCGGCGGATGTTCTCCGGGGCCCGGCCGCCGTGGTGGATGTCACCGCGCAGGTGGCCAGCAACCCGGACTACGAGGTGACTCCGGCGGACCTCGAAGCCTGGGAGCGCCAGCATGGCCCGCTGCGGCCCGAGCACGTGGTGCTCATCCGCACCGGCTGGGCCTCGCGCTGGCCCGACGAGCAGCGCTACCGCAACACGGATGCGGCCGGTGTCATGCACTACCCCGGCCTCTCCGTGGCCGCCAGCCGCCTGCTGCGCGAGCGCAAGGTGCGGGGCATCGGCATCGACACCCTCTCCACGGATCCGGGGCCCAACGCGACCTTCGAGCAGCACCGGGACTTCCTGCCGGGCGGCGGCTACCACATCGAGAACCTCGCGGATCTCTCGGCGCTGCCCGCGACGGGGGCCTTCCTCGTCATCTCTCCGCTGTTCGTGAAGGACGGCAGCGGCGCCCCGGCGCGGGTGTTCGCTTTCCTCCCTCCGTCAAGCTGA
- a CDS encoding R3H domain-containing nucleic acid-binding protein, with the protein MQQTPVEPDDDFQLLVDVLPEPLKATVRALPPGEVLEVVMDLGRPPEARLVNGSQRLREQPVAATELEHVLSQVGPPGEDNRAGIERTLHRVSAIRNRKGRVVGLTLRVGRAVFGTIDMLKDLIATGRNVLLLGRPGVGKTTKLREVARVLSDDLRKRVMVVDTSNEIGGDGDIPHPGIGGARRMQVSRPDRQHDVMIEAVENHMPEAIIVDEIGTSAEASAARTIAERGVQLVATAHGNTLENLVLNPTLSDLVGGVHTVTLSDEEARRRNTQKTISERKAPPTFDIVVEMVGRDEVLVHPDTAEAVDRLLAGRDVGGERRSLDGGEVKVEEVPQSTAPLPPPRSKAAPAAPAPNTGPMRVYAHAVSRDLLDRVLRELKADAKVVGRVESADLILTLRSRANDPRMRRIVERTGARVEAIKRNSTAELRRVLRAAFMMVEGVDEEQVREAVAEAEHAIQRVLSEGVVVPLAPRSPRLRKLQHRLVSRYHLETVSHGSEPVRHLIIYPLGAEVDAALQESEAEGTA; encoded by the coding sequence ATGCAACAGACGCCCGTCGAGCCCGATGACGACTTCCAGCTCCTGGTGGACGTACTGCCCGAGCCGCTGAAGGCCACGGTGAGGGCCCTGCCCCCGGGCGAGGTGCTCGAGGTGGTGATGGACCTGGGGCGGCCTCCCGAGGCGCGGCTGGTCAACGGCTCTCAGCGTCTGCGCGAGCAGCCCGTAGCGGCCACGGAACTGGAGCACGTGCTGTCGCAAGTAGGGCCGCCCGGAGAGGACAACCGGGCGGGCATCGAGCGCACGCTCCACCGCGTCTCGGCCATCCGCAACCGAAAGGGGCGCGTGGTGGGGCTCACGCTGCGCGTGGGGCGCGCGGTGTTCGGCACCATCGACATGCTCAAGGATCTCATCGCCACCGGGCGCAACGTGCTCCTGCTGGGGCGGCCCGGCGTGGGCAAGACGACGAAGCTGCGCGAGGTGGCACGCGTGCTCTCCGACGACCTGCGCAAGCGCGTGATGGTGGTGGACACCTCCAACGAGATTGGCGGCGACGGCGACATCCCCCACCCCGGCATCGGCGGCGCGCGGCGCATGCAGGTGTCCAGGCCGGACCGTCAGCACGACGTGATGATCGAGGCGGTGGAGAACCACATGCCCGAGGCCATCATCGTCGATGAAATTGGCACCTCGGCGGAGGCGTCGGCGGCGCGCACCATCGCCGAGCGCGGGGTGCAGCTGGTGGCCACCGCGCACGGCAACACGCTGGAGAACCTGGTGCTCAACCCCACGCTGTCGGATCTCGTGGGCGGGGTCCACACGGTGACGCTGAGCGACGAGGAGGCACGCCGGCGCAACACACAGAAGACGATCAGCGAGCGCAAGGCGCCGCCCACCTTCGACATCGTGGTGGAGATGGTGGGCCGGGACGAGGTGCTGGTACACCCGGACACAGCGGAGGCGGTGGACCGGCTGCTGGCGGGCCGCGACGTGGGAGGCGAGCGCCGGAGCCTGGACGGAGGCGAGGTGAAGGTGGAGGAGGTGCCTCAGTCGACGGCGCCCCTGCCTCCGCCCCGCTCCAAGGCGGCCCCGGCGGCCCCGGCGCCCAACACCGGGCCCATGCGCGTCTATGCGCACGCGGTGAGCCGAGACCTGCTCGACCGCGTCCTGCGCGAGCTGAAGGCGGACGCGAAGGTGGTGGGGCGGGTGGAGTCGGCGGACCTCATCCTCACGCTGCGCTCGCGGGCGAATGACCCTCGGATGCGGCGCATCGTGGAGCGCACGGGGGCGCGCGTGGAGGCCATCAAGCGCAACAGCACGGCGGAGCTGCGGCGGGTGCTGCGCGCGGCCTTCATGATGGTGGAGGGGGTGGACGAGGAGCAGGTGCGCGAGGCAGTGGCCGAGGCCGAGCACGCCATCCAGCGGGTGCTGAGCGAGGGCGTGGTGGTGCCGCTGGCCCCTCGGTCTCCCCGGCTGCGCAAGCTGCAGCACCGGCTGGTGAGCCGCTACCACCTGGAGACGGTGAGCCATGGCAGCGAGCCGGTGCGTCACCTCATCATCTACCCGCTGGGCGCCGAGGTGGACGCCGCGCTCCAGGAGAGCGAGGCCGAGGGCACCGCCTGA